From a single Raphanus sativus cultivar WK10039 chromosome 3, ASM80110v3, whole genome shotgun sequence genomic region:
- the LOC108835372 gene encoding uncharacterized protein LOC108835372 produces the protein MSSVRNIVSFEDRATACQAKPRDDLLVIELTIQDIDIARVLVDTGCSANIIYKSTLERMGIDLNAITDDPSPVVGLSGNTTMTLGTIDLSVKAGSVTKYVEFLVVDGPTAYNAIFGTPWLNSMRAIPSTFHLCLKFPTPSGVETIQGDREVSQVCLAAGLKRKNSEIETPRKKQTVHEPALQDSPEVFWQSQRPEALEGKREPTCEPVVSICLDESYPERCVEIGANLHEPLREELIACLKKNLNMFAWTRRKLGPERAIAVNREVEKLLKVGSITEVRYPDWLANPVVVKKKNSKWRVCVHFTDLNKACPKDCFPLPHIDRLVEATMGNKLLSFMDAFSGYNQIMMNPDDREKTAFITDRGTYCYKVMPFGLKNAGATYQHLVNRICLIGEELTTLLET, from the exons ATGTCgtctgtccgcaacatcgtatCATTCGAGGATCGAGCAACAGCTTGTCAAGCCAAACCTCGTGATGACCTCCTCGTAATCGAACTTACGATTCAAGACATCGACATAGCAAGagtattggtcgacaccggatgttCGGCCAATATTATCTATAAGAGCACCCTCGAGAGAATGGGGATCGATCTAAACGCTATCACAGACGATCCCAGTCCAGTAGTTGGACTCTCGGGAAACACTACAATGACCCTTGGCACGATTGATCTCTCAGTCAAAGCCGGGAGCGTCACCAAATATGTGGAATTCCTGGTGGTCGACGGTCCGACAGCGTATAACGCGATCTTTGGAACTCCATGGTTgaattccatgcgagcgattCCCTCAACATTCCACCTGTGCCTCAAGTTTCCAACTCCTTCCGGGGTTGAAACAATACAAGGGGATCGGGAAGTATCGCAAGTCTGCCTagccgctgggttaaaacgaaaaaactccGAGATCGAAACCCCCCGAAAAAAGCAAACTGTTCACGAACCAGCATTGCAAGACTCCCCAGAGGTCTTCTGGCAGTCGCAAAGACCTGAAGCCCTAGAAGGGAAGCGTGAACCTACCTGCGAGCCGGTAGTCTCGATCTGCCTTGATGAGTCTTACCCAGAGCGATGCGTCGAAATCGGAGCCAATCTCCACGAACCGCTAAGAGAAGAGCTCATAgcgtgtctcaagaagaaccttaataTGTTCGCTTGGACC AGACGGAAGCTGGGACCCGAACGTGCCATTGCAGTTAATAGGGAAGTCGAAAAGCTCCTCAAAGTAGGGTCGATAACAGAAGTtagatatcccgactggcttgCCAATCCCGTCgtagtcaaaaagaaaaacagcaAGTGGCGAGTATGCGTCCACTTTACCGATCTCAATAAGGCATGCCCAAAGGactgttttccgcttccgcataTCGACCGACTGGTCGAAGCAACCATGGGGAACAAGCTCTTGTCATTCATGGACGCTTTCTCTGGTTACAATCAGATCATGATGAACCCCGACGATCGCGAAAAAACCGCATTTATCACCGATCGCGGAAcatattgctacaaagtaatgccgTTTGGTCTTAAGAACGCTGGTGCCACATATCAACATCTCGTCAACCGGAT ttgtctcattggagaagagctaaccacCCTCCTTGAGACATAA
- the LOC130509719 gene encoding uncharacterized protein LOC130509719 has protein sequence MQQNIRGPPRNLTEKVCIDDSNPERQVSIGSELPLETKKELIDFLKSNVKTFAWSTNDMKGIDPNVTTHKLKVDPTFKPIKQKRRKLGLEKAQAVNDEVDRLTKAGSIREVHYPDWLANPVVVKKKNGKWRICVDFTDLNKACPKDSFPLPHIDRLVEATAGHRLLSFMDAFSGYNQIMMDPEDQEKTAFITERGTYCYKVMPFGLKNAGATYQRLVNKMFAGQLGKTMEVYIDDMLVKSSAGEDHISHLRECFDILNKYDMKLNPTKCTFGVPSGEFLGYLVTERGIEANPQQIATFLEMPSPKTTREVQRLTGRIAALNRFISKSTDKCLPFYKLLRNNKKFLWDEKCEEAFKQLKAYLSEPPILSKPVVGEPLYLYLAVSTAAVSGVLVREEQNEQRPVYYTSKSLIDAETRYPAMEKLALAVVTAARKLRPYFQSHSIVVMTSQPLRMILHSPSQSGRLAKWAIELSEYDIEYRPRAAAKAQVLADFIIELTSEQLDSEMESPKWSLYVDGASSKQGSGIGLRLTSSAGETIEQSYRLGFSASNNEAEYEALIAGLKLALSLGIRELNAYSDSQLVASQFHGEYETRDERMGAYLEVVQNLTRQFDKFELTRIPRGENSSADALAALASTSDPLVKRIIPVEGIEKPSIDIATKAEKESKLKAQPEGTCPEAVATQVFTTFWFPKTRICSAKKHTSGNIIQVTEDIPRNSDSLEPDLENTPGGTNSDPVICRVKTRSRTALQNSSGGIPRNSDSLEPNPTNTSGGTTTPGPEQEPPSSLHNKVVGREDWRIPITQYILEGKTPPNKWEARKLKALSARYCVTESVLLKRSISGPYLKCVHGLVAMRLMKEMHDGSCGNHSGGRALAIRIKRQGYFWPTIIADCEAYSSSCDKCQRHAPIIHQPAEKLSNISAPYPFMRWSMDIVGPLVPSGSGKKKLRFLLVLTDYFTKWIEAEAFQQVTRFEVEQFVWKDIVCRHGVPYEIVTDNGGQFISHDFKIFCDKWNIRLTFSSPRRPQGNGQAEAANKSILANLKKRLGTQKEFWSEKLLEVLWACRTTPRKATEETPFSLAYGMEAVVPAETIAGSLRRELCTSNPAANDQLLTDSLDLIEERRDRALIRIQNYQQAMARQYNSKVRLRQFAVGDLVLRKVFEGTKEPNAGKLGTNWEGPYQIIHVVRPGVYKLRKVRTGVPEIRSWNATNLKRYYH, from the coding sequence atgcaacaaaatattcgaggtccccccaggaacctaaccgaaaaagtttgcatcgacgactcaaatcctgaaagacaggtgagcatcgggtccgagctacctcttgagacaaaaaaggagctcatcgattttttgaaaagcaatgtcaaaacctttgcgtggtccaccaacgacatgaaaggaatagatccgaacgtcaccacccataagctaaaagttgaccctactttcaaaccgatcaaacagaagcgtcgtaagctaggtctcgaaaaggctcaagctgttaacgacgaagttgaccgacttacgaaagctgggtccattcgagaggtacattaccccgactggttagctaacccagtagtggtaaagaagaaaaacgggaagtggagaatctgtgtagatttcacagacctaaacaaagcttgccctaaagacagcttcccgttacctcacatcgaccgcctagttgaagcaacagctggccatcgactcctatccttcatggatgccttctcaggatataaccaaatcatgatggatcctgaggaccaggagaaaactgcattcataaccgaacgaggaacctattgttataaggttatgccattcggattaaagaacgcaggagctacctatcaaaggctagtaaataagatgtttgctggacaacttggaaaaaccatggaggtctatatcgacgacatgctagtcaaatcctcagccggggaagatcatatctcccatttaagggaatgcttcgatatcctgaacaagtacgatatgaagctcaatcccactaaatgtactttcggggtaccctcaggcgagttcctaggctatctcgtaaccgaaagaggcattgaagccaacccgcagcagatagcaaccttcctagaaatgccgtcacctaagacgaccaggGAGGTGCAGAGactgactggacgaatcgcggcgttgaatcgattcatatccaagtctaccgataaatgtctcccattttacaagcttctaagaaataataagaagttcttatgggacgagaaatgtgaggaagccttcaagcaattgaaagcttacctctccgaacctccgatcctatctaaaccagtagtaggagagccattgtacctatatctcgctgtatcaactgctgcagtcagcggcgttctagtacgagaggaacaaaacgaacaaagacctgtctattacaccagtaaaagtttgatagatgccgaaaccaggtaccctgcgatggaaaaactagctctagcagtcgtaacagctgccagaaaattgcgaccttacttccaatcgcattcgatcgttgtaatgacctcacaaccattacgaatgatcttgcacagccccagccagtcagggcgattggctaaatgggccatagaactcagcgaatatgatattgagtatagacctcgagcagcagcgaaagctcaggtcctcgcTGACTTTATCATCGAATTGACATCCgagcagttagactccgaaatggaatctccgaagtggagcctatacgtcgacggagcctcatcaaaacagggctccggtatcggtctaaggctaacttcttcagcaggagaaaccatcgagcagtcatataggctcggattcagcgcctcaaacaacgaagctgaatatgaagcactaatcgcagggttgaagctcgccctaagcctcggaatccgagagctaaacgcttatagtgattcacagctagtagctagccagtttcacggagaatatgaaacgagggacgaaagaatgggggcatatctcgaagtcgtccagaacctcactaggcagttcgacaaattcgagctaacgagaatcccacgaggtgagaactcctcagcagatgcattggctgctttagcttccacatcagaccccctcgtaaaacgaatcatacccgtagaaggaatcgagaaaccaagcatcgacatagctactaaagctgaaaaagagagcaaactaaaagcgcaacccgaaggtacctgccctgaagcggtagctacccaggttttcacaacattttggtttccaaaaaccagaatatgcagcgcaaaaaagcatacctccgggaacataATCCAAGTCACGGaagatattcctcgaaattcagactccttagagcctgatctcgagaatacccccgggggcaccaactcagacccagtcatctgcagagttaaaaccagaagccgtacagctctccaaaattcatctggaggtattcctcggaattcagactccctggagcccaatcctaccaatacctccgggggcaccacgacaccaggtcccgaacaggaacctccctcgtctcttcataacaaagttgtaggaagagaggattggagaattccaatcacgcaatacatcctggagggaaagactccacccaataaatgggaggctcgaaagctcaaagcattaagcgcgagatattgcgtaactgaatctgtcctcctcaaacgaagcatttccggaccttacctaaaatgcgtccatggcctcgttgctatgagactcatgaaggaaatgcacgacggttcctgcgggaaccactctggaggaagagctttagccatcagaatcaaaagacaaggatatttctggcctaccattattgcagattgtgaggcctattcctcttcatgcgacaaatgccagaggcatgcaccgattatacaccaacctgcggagaagctgtctaacatatccgccccttacccatttatgagatggtccatggatatcgtggggccactagtaccatcaggaagtggaaagaagaagctacgcttcctcttagtcttaacggactacttcacgaaatggatagaggccgaagctttccagcaggtaaccaggttcgaggtcgagcaatttgtatggaaagatatcgtatgtagacacggcgtcccgtacgaaatcgtaaccgataatggaggacaattcatatcccacgatttcaaaatattttgtgacaagtggaatatccgcctgaccttctcatcacctcgccgacctcaaggtaacggacaggcggaggctgctaataaatcaatactagcaaacctcaagaaacgcctcggaacccagaaggaattctggtcagagaagttacttgaagtactttgggcatgtcgaaccaccccacgaaaagctacagaagaaactcctttctccttagcatatgggatggaagccgtcgttccagctgaaaccattgctggtagcctccgccgggaactctgtacatccaatcccgcagctaatgatcagctcctaactgacagcctcgatctaatcgaggaaagacgggaccgagctttgattcgcattcagaactatcagcaagcaatggcacgacagtacaattccaaagtcaggctccggcaGTTTGCTGttggtgacctagtacttaggaaagttttcgaaggaaccaaagaaccaaatgctgggaagttaggaactaactgggaaggtccctatcagatcatccatgtagtacgacctggcgtttacaagctccgaaaggtgcgaaccggggtacctgaaatcagatcgtggaacgccacgaatcttaagagatattatcattag
- the LOC108845069 gene encoding uncharacterized protein LOC108845069, whose amino-acid sequence MQLCSDEQIEEFWQMFTPEDIKRAFFSLPRNKTSRPDGYSVEFYILLASRLKEILPLIVSKSQSAFLPGRLLAENVLLATDLVNGYNTQCISVRGMFKVDLRKAFDCIRWDFIIASLRALAIPESFIRLISECLSTASFSISINGDLGGFFNSTRGIRQGDPLSPYLFILAMEGLSRLLAARYDMGDIGYQPRTENVKISHLIFADDVMVFFDGSSNSLHEISECFDDLASWSGLTVNSTKTELFTAGLDRGESLAIARYGFLSGAFPIRYLGLPLVTRQLIKHLGPLGPRALRVRDDAVVADAINGAVWTLPHPRSQQEVELHTYVTTITFPLTHDIDDCYEWLAGDCPIHSFSSFNTLKALRPKMEVKDCHDVVWFKGALPKHAFTMWTANYDRLPAKARLAGWGIQISPLCSFCSNAIETREHLFLAWATGLTFGVRSSVDAILPPRHSQIGLSCSLGYDSLFLKVFFYLGSLLRKRWYFISGNSGII is encoded by the exons ATGCAGCT ATGTTCCGATGAGCAGATCGAAGAATTTTGGCAAATGTTCACTCCAGAGGACATTAAGAGGGCTTTCTTCTCTCTTCCAAGAAACAAGACTAGTAGACCGGATGGCTATTCAGTGGAGTTCTATATT CTGCTGGCATCGCGACTTAAAGAGATTCTTCCTCTGATAGTTTCTAAGTCTCAATCAGCTTTTCTACCGGGGAGGCTACTGGCAGAAAACGTTTTGCTTGCTACGGACCTCGTTAATGGCTACAACACTCAATGCATCTCTGTGCGTGGTATGTTTAAAGTTGATCTAAGGAAAGCATTCGACTGCATCAGATGGGACTTCATCATAGCGTCCCTGCGTGCCCTCGCAATACCTGAAAGCTTCATCAGGCTAATCTCAGAATGCCTCTCTACTGCCTCGTTCTCCATCTCCATTAACGGTGACTTGGGTGGGTTCTTTAACAGCACCAGAGGTATTCGCCAGGGCGATCCCCTGTCACCATACCTCTTCATCCTGGCTATGGAAGGTCTATCGAGACTTCTCGCCGCTAGATACGATATGGGAGATATTGGATACCAACCAAGAACTGAGAACGTCAAGATCTCCCACCTCATATTTGCAGACGACGTTATGGTATTCTTTGACGGTTCAAGCAACAGCCTGCACGAAATCTCTGAATGCTTTGATGACTTAGCCTCTTGGTCGGGCCTGACTGTGAACTCCACCAAGACGGAACTCTTCACCGCGGGTTTGGACCGAGGGGAATCATTAGCCATAGCTCGCTATGGATTCCTTTCTGGTGCCTTCCCCATTCGGTATCTTGGCCTCCCTTTGGTTACTC GCCAGCTAATCAAGCACTTAGGGCCTCTCGGTCCTAGAGCCTTGCGAGTTAGAGATGACGCTGTGGTAGCGGACGCTATCAATGGTGCAGTATGGACTTTACCTCATCCCCGCTCTCAGCAGGAAGTTGAACTACACACTTACGTTACTACTATTACTTTTCCTTTAACTCATGATATTGATGATTGCTATGAATGGCTTGCTGGTGACTGTCCTATTCATTCTTTCAGCTCTTTCAATACATTGAAAGCGTTGAGACCCAAGATGGAGGTTAAAGATTGTCATGATGTGGTCTGGTTCAAAGGAGCGCTACCAAAACATGCATTCACCATGTGGACGGCAAACTATGATAGGCTGCCAGCGAAGGCCAGGCTTGCAGGCTGGGGTATTCAGATTTCTCCACTTTGTTCCTTCTGCTCAAACGCAATCGAAACTAGGGAGCACTTGTTCTTGGCCTGGGCTACAGGCTTGACGTTTGGAGTGAGGTCTTCGGTAGATGCCATCCTCCCACCTCGCCACTCACAAATTGGGCTGAGCTGCTCTCTTGGATACGACAGCCTCTTTCTAAAAGTCTTTTTCTACTTGGGAAGCTTGCTGCGCAAACGATGGTATTTCATCTCTGGAAACAGCGGAATAATCTGA